From one Lineus longissimus chromosome 3, tnLinLong1.2, whole genome shotgun sequence genomic stretch:
- the LOC135485695 gene encoding integral membrane protein GPR180-like, with the protein MNQFQILEILLSILVLNIIQISGLHLQGTWKSSDFYVFLAKFGFQKTDMHDRVNTQGYIYGNITSKDNVTTDLSLVVVDSEYFLEFFGNSSVLPRTKACPRMLKKVDTIAWDADCNRGGQEDFIRRIPCPVGRLCVDEDTPSHVVRGHQFTYSVQDTSQPRFWYISFVSCYRNTTNHACDWTHNLQQSIEIEYDIWLVNGNPYTKHFNPFEHQFSFELHDVVEIYLTFFIIYTILLPIQIYAFLKQKHVMTRLLTGCMICEYIGVIANFIHFIKFAFDGKGVEPLRIGGIFVDMISQCLLMLLLLLIAKGWTITRLELSYKKLFLALWAIYTAVYMALFIWNLTEVDIISDTDEWQTWPGLIILLIHIIAGLWFLFELRNSFNSEANEEKTKFFLHFGAGFLVWFIYLPIVALIGTQVSALWRFKTILSVMYAADFLAFCVLVHILWPTRPDTHFDLRTKVVKFKKRTPNGNSSTTIEIKGLLDESTDSCDSGESKSPAKKSNKSNGHTILGKQSKNGRIVSLNGSARKGAHRNGLRRIDSSSSDDEVETLFSKS; encoded by the exons ATGAATCAATTCCAAATTTTAGAGATTCTTCTGAGTATCCTCGTTTTGAACATCATTCAAATCAGCGGGCTTCACCTTCAGGGAACATGGAAGAGTAGTGATTTCTACGTGTTTCTTGCAAAGTTTGGTTTCCAGAAAACTGACATGCATGATCGTGTAAATACACAGGGTTATATTTATGGCAATATTACATCAAAAGATAATGTGACTACGGATCTCTCCCTAGTTGTTGTGGATAGTGAatattttttagaattttttggTAATAGTTCTGTGTTGCCAAGGACTAAGGCGTGTCCGCGGATGCTGAAAAAAGTTGACACGATAGCGTGGGATGCTGATTGTAATCGTGGTGGGCAAGAGGACTTCATTCGAAGAATACCTTGTCCAGTGGGAAGATTGTGCGTAGATGAGGACACCCCCAGTCATGTCGTTAGAGGACATCAATTTACATATAGCGTACAAGACACTAGTCAACCACG ATTCTGGTATATCAGCTTCGTGTCCTGCTACCGCAACACAACAAATCAtgcgtgtgattggacgcataATTTGCAGCAAAGTATAGAAATTGAATATGATATTTGGCTCGTTAATGGAAATCCATACACGAAACACTTCAATCCATTCGAACACCAATTCTCCTTCGAACTTCATGATGTGGTGGAGATCTATCTCACTTTCTTCATTATCTACACCATACTCTTGCCAATCCAAAtatatgcctttttaaaacaaaaacatgTTATGACGAGACTTCTGACTGGATGCATGATCTGTGAATACATCGGTGTTATAGCAAACTTCatacattttatcaaatttgcaTTTGATGGAAAAGGGGTGGAGCCATTACGAATTGGTGGCATCTTTGTGGATATGATCTCACAGTGTTTGTTAATGTTGCTGTTATTACTCATAGCTAAAGGCTGGACGATAACAAGGCTGGAACTGAGTTATAAGAAGTTATTCCTTGCACTCTGGGCAATCTATACAGCTGTCTACATGGCTTTGTTCATATGGAATTTG acgGAAGTAGATATCATCTCGGACACGGATGAGTGGCAGACATGGCCCGGTCTCATCATCCTTCTCATACACATCATCGCCGGCCTATGGTTTCTATTCGAGCTACGAAACAGCTTCAACTCAGAGGCAAATGAGGAGAAGACGAAATTCTTCTTACACTTTGGAGCTGGTTTCCTGGTGTGGTTTATTTATCTACCTATCGTCGCTCTGATTGGGACCCAAGTGTCGGCGTTATGGCGATTCAAAACTATCCTCA GCGTGATGTATGCAGCTGATTTCCTCGCCTTCTGTGTCCTCGTCCACATCCTGTGGCCAACTCGTCCCGATACCCATTTTGATCTCCGTACTAAAGTCGTCAAGTTTAAGAAGAGGACGCCAAATGGAAactcatcaacaacaattgaaatcaaag GTTTATTAGATGAAAGTACCGACTCCTGTGATAGCGGTGAAAGTAAAAGTCCTGCCAAGAAGTCGAACAAGTCAAATGGTCATACCATCTTAGGCAAGCAGTCTAAGAACGGAAGAATTGTGTCGTTGAATGGATCTGCGAGGAAAGGAGCTCACAGAAACGGATTGAGGAGAATAGActcttcttcttcagatgaTGAAGTTGAGACGTTATTTAGCAAATCCTAG